The proteins below are encoded in one region of Anguilla anguilla isolate fAngAng1 chromosome 3, fAngAng1.pri, whole genome shotgun sequence:
- the LOC118224332 gene encoding G-protein coupled receptor 183-like — translation MDLNASAPNETCDVYICKETAQVLFPIFYTLIFLFSIMGNSLVLYVTFLKQQKFNSTSLYLVNLALSDTLFSLALPGRIVYYIQGFDWPFGDFLCRLTTVIFYTNTYSGIAFMTCISLDRYLAMVHPHRLLRLRKVESVRVICALVWLLVSLQTTPLLFRSMLGRSGGRRTCMEYFRLDGSPSLPYLLLLACGVSFCIPLGVILACYTQINLKLFRAAKTNPLTGRSGARNHRANSVILLILLTFVLCFSPYHLNIMQFMVRKLIREPACEELKAFKMSLQVTVSLMNLNCCLDPVIYFFAIKTYKQRVMSLFKGRLSTSVPSQKTTTDNSSSNT, via the coding sequence ATGGATCTGAACGCCAGTGCACCTAATGAGACCTGCGATGTTTATATCTGCAAGGAGACCGCCCAAGTCCTTTTTCCCATATTCTACACCCTGATATTCCTGTTTAGCATCATGGGCAACAGCTTGGTCCTCTATGTCACCTTCCTCAAACAGCAGAAATTTAACTCCACCTCCCTGTACCTGGTCAACCTGGCACTTTCCGACACCCTGTTCTCTCTGGCACTGCCGGGCCGGATCGTCTACTATATCCAAGGGTTCGACTGGCCCTTCGGGGACTTCCTGTGCCGGCTGACCACCGTCATCTTCTACACCAACACCTATTCTGGCATCGCCTTCATGACCTGCATCAGCCTGGATCGCTACCTGGCCATGGTGCACCCACACCGGCTGCTCCGCCTCCGGAAGGTGGAGTCCGTGCGGGTGATCTGCGCCCTGGTGTGGCTGCTGGTGTCCCTCCAGACCACACCCCTCCTCTTCAGGAGCATGCTTGGCCGCAGCGGTGGCAGGCGCACCTGCATGGAGTACTTCCGGCTGGACGGCTCCCCGTCGCTGCCCTACCTGCTCCTCCTGGCCTGCGGTGTCAGTTTCTGCATCCCTCTGGGGGTCATCTTGGCCTGCTACACCCAGATCAACCTCAAGCTGTTCAGGGCGGCCAAGACGAACCCCCTGACGGGCCGCTCTGGGGCTCGGAACCACAGGGCCAACAGCGTCATCCTGCTGATCCTGCTCACCTTCGTCCTGTGCTTCAGCCCCTACCACCTCAACATCATGCAATTCATGGTGCGCAAGCTCATCCGGGAGCCTGCCTGCGAGGAGCTGAAGGCCTTCAAGATGTCCCTGCAGGTCACTGTCTCCCTGATGAACCTCAACTGCTGCCTGGACCCCGTCATCTACTTCTTCGCCATCAAGACCTACAAGCAGAGGGTAATGAGCCTGTTCAAGGGTCGCCTGTCAACATCCGTGCCGTCCCAAAAAACCACAActgacaacagcagcagcaacacctGA